The Cynocephalus volans isolate mCynVol1 chromosome 12, mCynVol1.pri, whole genome shotgun sequence sequence CTTTGAGGAAAgggagtaattttaaaaattttaaaattttggcatATGATGCCACAAAATGAAATAAGGTATGTAGGAGAAGATGAATTTAATTCTGTCTGTGTTAAGATTGCCATTAATGAGGAAAGGTTCAGTTCaccactgaaaaatataaatggcCCTCTGACGAAAAACCTGCAGATTAGCATGTAGAAGATGTTTTAATGTGATTTGTTTAGTTGCAAATCTACTCAACCCAGCTCATAAATAGGATTGATGAGTAATAAGAGGACTCACTTGGGGCCATCAGTACTAAAGGTGGAGGATGTTTCTGGAATCAGGATGGTTCCAAAGATTCCCACAGGGAACACAGAGTTAAGCAAGAACAGGTCCTTGTTGCTCTCATAGTGGATGAAACAAGAGTTAATAGTCACCAAAATTAATGCATAATTTCAATTAGGAGACATGCTACAGAGAAAAGGTATATGGTACTTTGAGAGCACAGAATAAGAGGACTTGACACTGTGAGAGAGTTTGGGGAAAACCTGACTTAGAATTGATGCCTGAGCTGAGATCTAAGAGTAGTGTGGGAGTGGACTAGGTGAAGTGGAGGAGAGACGAGCATTGCAGACAGAGAGAACAGAATGTGTAAAGCCCTTTGGCAGGAAGGAACATGATGACTGATAAAATTCCCTCCTGTTGCTGAAGTGGAGAGAACAGGGGCTTGACTAGAAAGAGGTAATGCTAGAGGTAGATAGGAGACTGACATAGAAAACCTCGAGGGTTATGTGAATGAGTTTGCTCTGTTGTTACCTTACATGCAATGATCTGGGagagaaaacagaatggttgACATGATCAGACGAATATTTTGAGACAATTGCTCTGGCTGCGAGAGAAGAGATCGAAGAGTGGTATTATGAAAGATTATTTCTGTTTCAATCAACAAAATTCCCACTCATActgatataaaagaaaagatcATTTGTTGGTTCCAAAATTGTCAAGCATAGCCAAGAATAGATGTTCAGGCATTTTAGAATCTGGATGCTCAATGATGTTTTCAGGAACATATCTCCCTGCATCACAGCTCTGCTTTCTACTGTGCTGGCTTATATTTAGGCAAGATCTTCTCACCTGGGGGTGAGATGACAGCTGGCAGCCTAGAGTCAAAAATCTCATATATCATCCCCCCTGCAGAAAAAGAACCTCCTTTTCCATTAATATATCACAGACTGACACTTATTGAACAAATTGGGTCACATATCCATCCATAAAACAATCATTTGGTCAAGGAAGAGAATACACTCATGGTCAAGGCTGAATGGCTTGCTCACTTCTGGAGCCAGGTGGTACTGTCAATCCTACTGGAACAAAAATGACCttagaagaggaaaaagacagTCCCCACAGAAAAACTTGGATGCTGTGACCAGAAGAGGGAGATCCAGAGTAATTATTTAAGAATAGATTAAGAGGATCTTATGCTATTCCTGGAGAGAGATAGGCATAGTTTGGAATAAGGGTAGAGATCTGGATGATATTTAGGTGAGTGATATTTAGGTGAGTAAATTCATAGGATTTTCTAATGAATTAGATGAAAGAGTAAGAGAGATAGAGATATCAGGAATATGTTCTAGATTTCATGTTTACATTACTGGTGTTGTTACCACTGAGGGAGTCAAAATTGAAAGGGGGCCAGGTTTAGAAgtagggagagaggggaaagaagaCCAGTTTAATTTGTAATATATTGAGTTGGAGATGCCATTAAGACTTCCAAGAGATGTTAAGAAGACAGTTGTATATACAGGACTAAAAACCAGCTAAGACATCTGACCTAGAGGTGTAAGCTTGCCAAAGACTAGAACAGTCTACTGTTTTGAGGGTTATCGGTGATTATGGACAGTGATAGAGGCAGAAGCCATATTACACTCAGGGGAATGAGTAAAAGGTAAGGAAACAGAGACTGTAAGTATATACCAGTCACTGTGGTAGATTCAATACGGATACAAATTCATTACTATTTCCTCCACTGATATGTGGAGTTTAATGTGCTTCTCTTTGATTCTGGGACAGGCTTAGTGACTTGCTTTACCAGAAGAATGCAACAAAAGTAATGCTCTGAGACTTTCAATGCTAAGTCATAAGAAGCCTTGTAACTTCTGCCTGAGCCTCTTCGAAGATGTGTTGTTGTGAAACCCAAATAGCCAGCTGTGTGTTCTTGGACAAATTATCAATCtccttaagcctcagtttccttatttgcatAACAATAAGCACCCCAAATTTGCTAGTTGTTGCTTTATCATTATTCCCTACCTAATCTGCAATGAAGTGAATTAAGTAGCATAAAGGGAGGTagaatttggtttatttttccctttacaatgaattaattttataagATTGTAACAATATAGTGATTTTAGTGGTCACTATTTATAATCTTATCATAAGCTAAATCACTAATCAActaaaatatctataatcaaaCTTCTTAGAGCAAACAAGTTTGGTGTCCTGTGCTTTTTTGGACAAGATGTGGGAACATTCAGGGGTGATAGTTTCAGGGGTGCTTTGCCATTCGAGTGGAGCTTTTCTGAAGTTACAAATAGCTGCACTCTTAGTATCATTCCCAGAAATGCCACCTCCGCAAGTCAGAGAATTAAATTACCACTTTAACCTAGTAACTGTTATAACTCCAAAGAAAGAGTCTCAGGAAATACCACTCTCAGATTAAGTATTTGTGAGAATATGATTTTAAAGTTAAACTTATGGGTATAAGATAGCCACCAATTTTATCTGATTTGAatctttcaaaaagaaacatCTGAGACACTGTGAGTCATGTAGCAACTTGCTTTCAAATACGCTTACCAATTTCCATAACCTCACTGGATTCCATTTTCATATGTAACTCAGCAAGCTTGCATTTCCCAGGAATGAGGAGAAAATAGGCTCTTTTGACTCTCATTTCCTGGTAAACTTCTCATCATCAGATATGCAGACAGGGAAGAGAACATTGCCCTGGTTACTCCTAGAAATTTGACTGTTGGTTGGTTGAATATTTTCCACCAGCTGAGGTAGTGTGGTCTGCTACAAACATAAAGGCCGCCCAGCTATTCATTCCAGACTTATAGATGGCAAAATTCTACTTAAATCTTTTATTGGTTTCACTCCTTCCCCCCACTTTCTTGGGGAAAAGAAGACTTTTCCAGGTATGAATCATTGGAAAGCCAATTTCCAAAAGCCCCTTATTCAAAAAGAAGTATATGTGACTGCAAATGTGTTGTGCTGAGCCACTTACTGAGTAGACATCAGCCTTCAGTGTCAGTACATTGGAAGTGGGATTAATTGAAGCTGGCATGGAGAGTATTGTTTATATCATATGTTGATCACCACCTGTATTAAATCCAGATCCCTGGAAAAGCTCTAACTACTTTGAATCATTATAATATTCCCTGAGAATATCGAATACGATGGCAAAAGTTATAGAAGTAATTAAGatttgctaagaaaaaaattattttcattcactCGGACtaaaaatttcattatattttctgctcaattttatTAAATGGAACAGAAGATGGCAAATCGTTTGAAAGttgaacttaaaaaaacaaaccaatacttgaatagcttttttctttctgattctaCTAAGAACAACAAATCTCCAACCTCTCCACAGAAGcatcaaaaggagaaaatgtacCTAGCACAATGTCTAACAAAAGTGAATAGCTCAAACTTATGTTGAAACTATATATGAATCTCTATCACGTCCTCTTGAATTCTCTTCACCTAAAATCCTCACACTGAATCTGAATCACAGATTTAAAAAAGACTTGTCTGTGTGCTAAAATCAGCATCCCATTTCAGGCCATTATGCTAACAGAGTGAGAGTGGACACACTACCTTTTTTTAACTCAGCCGTTCTCTCTCCTTATGCGatgatatattaatatatataaccACAAGCCTTTAGCAATTTTAGACTAATGTACAAATTAGAGGGTGAAGCAATTAACTGTGTTTGTTCTCTTTGAACAGCTACTTTAGATGCTTCaaggatatttcttttttatctctctcAATGGTAAGCTTGTGAGAATTATCCCGATGATTGTCTCAACCTAATTTTCCACTTAATCATTCTGGGATTTGTTTTTATCTCAATTCTTTCTGGAGGAGATCTAAAGTGATTAACAATAAGAGAAACATGTTCAtttcacatacacatgcacacacacacacaataggactctaacataaaatgtaaaaggCTGTGAAAAGGAGGAAGACAACTGCAATCTGCTTTAATTTACTGTGGTGTGTAAGTTTTCTTACGCTGGCACTCTACCAACACAAAAAATCAGCCCAACAGCGTAAAATCTTTTATTGAcaatattagcatattaatttaCTTCCTACAGATAGGTAGGAAATTAAATATGATGTAATTCATGATTTCTAATGCCCTGTATGTATTGAAATGATGTCATGTTGTACAGTCtctttgtttaaataaatgttattgtcCTGAATAACTTCTACTtccccttcacacacacacacacaacttgatTTTATATGGGACCataaaaagataaagcaaaattTCATTTAGCAGGCTCCCTTGAAGTAtgtttaaaatatgatattttcatTTGTGACATCAACAGGACCTAAACGTTCCATGAGATGATAAATATTCAGATTTATCGATAGAGCtaactgtttgatttttttcagccCAGCCTTAAAGATTTCATGTCAATGACTGCTGATTCCATTAGgggtattcttttaaaaagtcatgaaCCAAAATGTTTCTTGTAGTAGACAATTTTATTTATGGTGGAATTTCCAAAATTTCTTATATCTTGAAATTATCCACAAAGTACTATTTTGTGCTTACATTAAAAAGATGCATTTCTTATAAGAAAAGATCAAAATATATACCATTAGGCAGTAtcgttatatttttatttaatacaataTAACCAAAGGattaaagagaaaagcaaaagttaaatatatttaaagttccCTGTAACTGATTCTCAGCTTTCCTAgtgttctgaaggaaaaaaatgaagacctAAACAGAGATAATATTTTGAtgacaatatttataaaaatatatatatatataagttaaGCATTGCAACAAGCTACCTTCAAAGACTTGCTCTCTATCAGAAATAATATTGTTGTAACTACGTATctaaagcaaagaagaaaaagaaaaacaaagaaaaatgagaaagtattAATTGCAATGGTGACTTTTTAGTTAAATACACTTTCTTATAAAGTGGCAAgataatatttacaaatttacAACTGAAATCTCTATATACAGGTTGCCTTGGTTTGGGACTTTTTGGGGCCTCCTTCCTCCTGTGTAATGGGCCCTCCTGGAAGAACTGATCTAGGCTTAGTATTTAGTTCATAGCACATGATAGATAAGCCTGGAACTAGAGGCCCCTGGAGTTGTAGGCTGTGAATCAGTGCTGGCAACTGGAGAGAGAGAGGCCGGGTCCTGGAGAGGCAACCCAGGTTGCTCTGAAGAGGTGATCCGATCCACTATGCTGGATAAGCAATCCAAGCTGGACAGGGAGCTTTTATCTGTGGCATATACTAAggatacaaggaaaaaaaaaatcattgcaaaaAAATTATTCCCAGATAGACAGACTTGCTTATGTTGCCCCTTAAACTGTAGGTCAGCTCCTTTGACACCCACAGGTCAGGTGGTCACAGAAATCCAGATGTAGAAATTTGCAGCAAATATCTGACAATTCTTGGGAGTGGTAGAGGGAAGTAGGGAAGCCCCCTGGTAATATTTCGAGCAAAAGTGttcgtgcgtgcgtgtgtgtgtgtgtgtgtgtgtgtgtgtgtttgtgtgtgtgtgtgtgtgtgtgtgttgtatctGTTAGGGATTCTGGAGCAGAAAATGTGCATCTATTTTGCTCTGCTAAGGCTTCCCCATTTCCATCCCTTCCCCAATACTACCTGGAAAAACAGATCTGCTTTGATAGGCTGAATTTTGAGGTTGAACTGCTCTTTAAACTCCTCAGAAGTGACCAGTTCTTACCATTTGATACATCAGGACAGTAGACGCTGTCAAAACTGCTACTCTTTCTGGACCAGACAGGACTATTACACTCAGGCTACAAAACAAGACACAGAAGAAGTTTGTTTTAAGGTCTGGGCAAAAGATGCCCTGACCTAGAGTGAGGCAGTACTTGCCCACCAGCTCCATAAAGTGACCACTCTCAATCACCTTCGTTGCCTTGATTTAGGAAGGGCAAGCCCTTTCCAAATTCCCAGGACACCAAGGTCAATCTCTGTGCCTGAAGGAGCGGAGAGCAGCAGCAAAGGGAAGAGGGGGGTGGAATTCAGCAGCAATGTGCGTTGGGTTAACCATGCAAAATGGATTGGAGTAGAAGGAAGCCACACTAATTCAGGGACAGAACACTTTCCCAGGgcaaaaacacattaaaatctGGCAGCGCTGGAGTAAACGCCCTGTGAAAAGAATGCATCAACATCTCCTTCCAGCCGGGCCTCAGCAGAGCAAGAACTGGGACCATGCggtatttctttccatttcttcattaAGTTATAAACTGTGGGGCACTGGGAGCTTCAGATAATTAATTGCCTTTTGATGTTTGTGTATGGCAGGGTCTACTGGGGGGATATTTTGGGAATAAACTGAGTAAGAAGTTTGATCATACACAGCCACCTATCTCACATGCCAAGCCTCAACTACAATGTACACCTAGAACCTGGTAGGAAGTCAGACTAAAATCTTGCTCAACAGCAATCTGTTTCCTGACATCTTTCTAAATGTAGACACCTCTCTTCTCTAAAAACAACTCAGCAACTCCTCCACCCCACGTCCCCACTACCTGTGGGTTAAATGAGGTGTAAGGATTTTTAGAAAAGATTGGGGCAGCCGAGTAGGTCCCAGAGCTTCGCTTACCATGCCATCAGAGCAGTTGGAGGTGGGGCTGGTGGGCTCGGAGCAACTCTGTCCGGGCAGGCTGTAGTAGTTCTCCACCTGCTCCCTCAGCAACTCCTGCAGGCTCTCGATGTAGCGGATGGCGTTCCTGAGGATCTCCACCTTGGGCAGCCTCTGGTTGGGGTTGGTGGTGGTGCACCTCTTGAGCGTCTCGAAAGCCTGGTTGACCCTCTTCAGGCGTCTCCGCTCACGCATGGTGGCTGCCTTCCGCCGGTCCATGGTGGTGGCCTTCCTCTTGCACGCTTTGCAGGCCCACATGAGGCAGTGGCCAGCCTGGTGGTGCCCGGTAGGCGCTCGCACGTGCTCGTCCTCGTCGGAACCCTGCAACTCTGCTTTGTGCGCCCCGAAAGCAGCCACTCGCGGCTCAAAATCATCCCCAAACTCACCTTCAGGGGACGGGATGCAGGAGCCGTCGTAGAAGTACTCAGAAGGCGAGAACTGGCAACCGTCCATCATGTCCATCCTGCCGAGAGGCCGGCGGTGCACCTGGACCACAGTGAGAGCGACAGGGGAGAACCGGGAGCCAGGAGCGACTGCGGGAGGGCAGATCCCGGGCGGAGCTCCTGGTCGGTTTCTCGGGTAATTAACAAGGGCAGACTCCTGTCGGCCTGGATCTGCAGGCCGGGGTTGGGGCTCTTTTTATATTCTTGGGCGAGGGAGGCCGGCCCCCGTGTCCGGGCACTATTAGCATATCCCACCGCAACCCCCGCGGGGGCTGTCTGGGCAAACCTCCGCCTTTCCTCCTGGGACAATTTGCTGTTTACTGCCCCGTTTGACGCTAATGGTTTTACTGCATTTCTGCTGGGGCGAGACGGCTCTGCAACCTGCCCACTTGCACTCTCTAGTTACCCTAAACCAAGGGGTCACTTAGTGTTACACACAAAACGAACGAAGGAAGTCCAACGTTCTGCAACTGCTCACCCATTTAAAGACAATAATAAATAGAACTCCCTTTCAACCGACCTGCCCTCCCAATATCGGACACGAGGAATAACCTCGTTTTTAGgtgtttgtttctcttctgcGCAAACCTTAGTTatctcaggaatttttttttttcagtcactgGACTGAATAACGGTTGCTGAAAACTTGAAGTGACACTTTCAATCCTGGAGTGGATTagagtttgttttcttaaatctaTTTTGTATAGATTGAGATGATCAGATTGTCATTTTCATAGGCTGTATGTTATTGGGGATAGGTGGAGAGATTCCTTTTGCCAAGGCAGTCCTGGCTCTGAGTTCTCCCTATAAATCTGCTCATCTAAAAGTAGGTGGTCACAGGTGGTCACAGGAGGGCCAGGTGACCAGGAACACTTCTCTCTTcttacttcctttctttcccccttgTGCACACATTTGCTGAACGCCTCCTCCTTTGTGCCAGGCCTTTGCTAGACCCTGAGCAGGACAGAGATCTGCAGTGAAAGTGTCTCTAAGATGTGTAATCAAGCCCAATTTTAGATGGCAAACTCCCTTTCCTGGGGCGAGTCTCCCTCTCTTTCTGCTCCGCCCTGTGATTTCTACAGACTAAACAGCCAAGCTGGGCTTTGGGGTCGCTAATTTTCTGCTTTCAGGCAAACTAACACCGTTACAGATGCGTCCCAGCTGCTGGCACAGCAATCCTCACTCGTGTAAAATTTCCAACTCCTCAAATCCGGAGTAACTTCACACACTTTGGAGACAAAACCCTTCCAGTAAAGCAATTGCAGCAGTCTTTGAAACTTTGGTGGGtaggagagagggaagggctgCTATTTAAATGAGAATGAATCTATTAATCAACTTTTACCAATCCTTCTCCACTCTTAACCCACTTTCAGATCACTTGGGTTGAGAAAGTGctgtttatatttaagaaaaacactTGTTTAAAGTCTATACAAATAGTTTGGGGTTTTGAACCAGGGCTTCTTGCCctattaaaagaagaggaagtgtTTTCAACTTGACCTAGGGTCAGCCAGTCCAATAAGTGTTGTGGCTCCAAAGTTATTGGGGGAGGCAAGCTttcctttgtattattttttcatgaaatgaTTTTCCTAAAGCAAACCCGGATGGCTGATCTGGCCTCTGTGGAAGCCAGAGAAGTACAGTACTACCTTTTTCAGGATGCACTCTTCTTTCCAAAGTAAAGGCTCTGAAAaccaggggtgggagagggacaATGTCAGTTACTAAGGTTTGCTAGCTATGCCCATCACTgttctctctcccctgtcctgacATCCCTAAGACAAAGATACCCCCTGAAAATCAGGCTCCTTCTCACACCAATGGGTTGCTTAATCGTCTGGCGAGTGGGAAATCCATCTGCACCTTATTTAGGGCTATTAATAAGTCTATGCCTTTGAAATGAATACGGTACCCAGGGCTACACCAGACACAAGAGTCAAGTTCCTGAAGTACCTGGGCACAGCCTAAGACTCCATCCACACTGATGGACACATTCAAACACACAGCACGTTGCTACCTCTGAAATACAATAACGGGTAGATATTCCCACCCAGGAATTCTCAGCCAAGTCCCACAGGCTCTGGTCAGCAACCATACAACCACTGTTTTTGGCTATGGAGTCCACACGTTAGCACCTTTGGCACAGCTAAAACAGAGTTGTGATTTGGATACAAATAAACTTGGTCTGTGAAGTTTAAGTGAAAGATAGAGGCtacacttctgctcacatttcaaCTAATTTCTGAAAGCACTAGAAGTACTTTGTACCCGATCCCCTCTGCACGGTGTATTAATAGCTAACAATTAGGGAGCGTTTTCTCTCTGCCAAGCACTGTTCTCAGCCCTTTCCATGTATTAACTCAATTAATACTCCCAAAAAACCCTGTGAGAGCTATGTTTGAACTCATTTTTTAGAAGAAGGTAATGGAAGCTCACGGGACTAGGTGATTTGCCCCAGGGCACACAGGATTGGAAACTAGGCATCCCGTCATGAGAGTTCCCTTTCTTGGAGGtgattttctttgtgttcttCAATTCGGGCTCCGCGCACTTCCTTAGCAAGTCAGAGCAGAATCGCCACAGCTCGCTCCTCCGCTTCTTCCCCTTGGCTCCCGTGCCCGGGAAGACGCTGTCACTCAGGAGCTCTGTCAGTAGCCGGAGTTCTCAGAGGTGAGGGCTGTCTTTGGTAAGGTGATCTCAAAACAAATTCACAGGAGTGCCGCGGGCCAGTGGAACTAAAGAAGCCGAGAAAACACAAGCGCCCAGCGGCTTAATGGGACTTGCGAGGGGGCAAACCGGGTCCGGGGTTGAGGGCCCTTGGGACTCAAGTGCTGAAAATAGGATCTCAGAGCACCAAAGTAAAAAACGAGGCAAAACTTTTCAACCGCTCTCAGGGgcgagaaaagaaaagagatcgAAAAATGGTTGTCTGTATGCAAAGAAGGACGGAAGCCGGCGCCTCGAAGGTGACTGGGGACCCCCAATTCAGGACAGGTTCTGCTGCCCTTTTCTCAGGGGAGATCTTGACGGAGAAAAATGGGGAACTGGGtgagcaagacagagaaaaacaatttttttgagtggggaaattaaacagggaagcatgggaaaagttaaaaaattgctttctttcaaaaagaTCTACTAGTTATCTATGTGCCCTCTTGGACTCAAAATCAGACTAAATTGGCTTTTGCTCTTCACAGAATGAACATATAATGTTTTCCACTATTTCTCCAATTTTTTACAGAGTTAATTTTTTACA is a genomic window containing:
- the MYF5 gene encoding myogenic factor 5, coding for MDMMDGCQFSPSEYFYDGSCIPSPEGEFGDDFEPRVAAFGAHKAELQGSDEDEHVRAPTGHHQAGHCLMWACKACKRKATTMDRRKAATMRERRRLKRVNQAFETLKRCTTTNPNQRLPKVEILRNAIRYIESLQELLREQVENYYSLPGQSCSEPTSPTSNCSDGMPECNSPVWSRKSSSFDSVYCPDVSNVYATDKSSLSSLDCLSSIVDRITSSEQPGLPLQDPASLSPVASTDSQPTTPGASSSRLIYHVL